The Chanodichthys erythropterus isolate Z2021 chromosome 14, ASM2448905v1, whole genome shotgun sequence genome window below encodes:
- the LOC137036200 gene encoding globoside alpha-1,3-N-acetylgalactosaminyltransferase 1-like, with translation MTEYFKSVLLQCEKWALFFTRFIFTVSYRPGSRNIKADALSRIHAPDETTEDPESILPEQVIVSPITWSQETLPPSNVSTNTPPGCPQGLQYINRARHTPLIHFAHSSLGTGHPVVNETLSLLKEHFWWPNMANDIRRLSYDQPRVIGPDSKGIPLTPWLAPIVWEGTFDPTLIDSIYKRQNFTIATTVFALGKYTRFLKDFLESAEQNYFVGFHVHYYLFTDEPEQVPAVELGEDHHLTVIKVPSSNRWQEISLSRMRRLEELIESQLVNEADYVFSLDVDSKFYGRWGVETLGRLVGALHPWFYSSSREQFTYERRPESQAFIPYSEGDYYYGGAVIGGLVKDVYQLAKTCREQLEIDASKSIEAVWQEESHLNKYFLYNKPSKLLSPEYLWDDKRSKPGEIKIIRFSQVLKNYAEIRPNP, from the exons atgacggagtattttaagtctgttttgctgcaatgtgaaaaatgGGCTCTCTTCTTCACACGTTTTATCTTCACCGTTTCCTACCGTCCTGGCTCCAGAAATATCAAAGCTGATGCCCTGTCACGTATCCATGCTCCAGATGAAACCACTGAAGATCCCGAATCTATCCTACCTGAACAAGTGATCGTCAGCCCTATCACCTGGTCTCAAGAAACTCTCCCTCCTTCCAATGTCTCCACcaacactccgccgggttgcccccagggCTTGCAATACATCAACCGAGCACGGCACACTCCACTGATCCACTTTGCACACTCTTCACTAGGCACTGGCCACCCAGtggtcaatgaaaccctctcgcTGCTGAAAGAGcacttctggtggcccaacatggccaacgacatCAGGAG GCTTTCATACGATCAGCCCCGTGTAATTGG ccCAGATAGCAAAGGTATTCCCTTGACACCATGGTTAGCCCCAATCGTATGGGAAGGAACATTTGATCCCACATTGATTGATTCGATCTACAAACGACAAAACTTCACCATAGCAACTACAGTCTTCGCTCTTGGGAA ATACACACGGTTTCTTAAAGATTTTCTGGAGTCTGCAGAGCAGAATTACTTTGTTGGATTTCATGTGCATTATTATCTATTCACTGATGAACCAGAACAGGTTCCTGCAGTGGAACTGGGTGAAGACCATCATCTGACTGTGATAAAAGTCCCTAGTTCTAACAGATGGCAGGAGATCAGTTTGAGCAGGATGAGAAGACTGGAGGAACTGATCGAGAGTCAACTGGTCAATGAAGCCGACTATGTTTTCAGCCTTGATGTGGACTCAAAGTTCTATGGTCGCTGGGGGGTAGAGACTTTGGGTCGCCTAGTAGGTGCGTTACATCCATGGTTTTATAGTTCCTCTCGTGAACAATTCACATATGAACGCAGGCCAGAGTCTCAAGCATTCATTCCTTACTCTGAGGGTGATTATTATTATGGTGGAGCTGTGATCGGTGGCTTAGTGAAAGATGTATATCAGCTTGCTAAAACCTGCCGGGAGCAGCTGGAGATTGATGCATCTAAATCCATTGAGGCAGTATGGCAGGAGGAGTCTCATTTGAACAAGTACTTCCTTTATAACAAACCCAGTAAATTGCTTTCTCCCGAGTATCTGTGGGATGACAAAAGATCTAAACCAGGAGAGATCAAAATCATTCGGTTCTCTCAAGTTCTTAAAAACTATGCTGAAATTCGTCCAAACCCTTAG